A stretch of the Alosa alosa isolate M-15738 ecotype Scorff River chromosome 16, AALO_Geno_1.1, whole genome shotgun sequence genome encodes the following:
- the si:dkey-226l10.6 gene encoding zinc finger protein Xfin, giving the protein MIHECAVDGCPNKSDTIIHYTLPEEPTRRQQWIQFLQRSRKIDTSCVNTRICGSHFTEDSFTKLNLGFTTRLILNVNAVPSIYPDGLTTQPKQKEGNETHAENANEVESGIIVSDTISLACVKEEPLTEEPSCDAMRTIKEEPLEDEGYGDSSSHNSSSFIQHTDDEMFEHDGTILKIEVCEDPITLDDGKPFHCAHCGEGFLNKGVLKIHEIGHIRSKFLSPPTSGSHLCKHCGKAFAHKAFLKAHLKIHASMESQMSFACSKCNRRFRNQSSLNKHMLNHLTRLKYPCPVCGEDFEMKGSLHLHIKMHPGERFRCKFCDQRFLKIDSYLRHVDRHTVVTPYYCEKCKIYQLTERGFLLHQKRHAHKDLVLAMVANGKLSKKGTIPTRYFDLVPQHHEAEEKMDHH; this is encoded by the exons ATGATTCATGAATGTGCAGTTGATGGCTGTCCGAACAAATCGGACACAATTATTCACTACACATTACCAGAGGAGCCGACCAGACGTCAACAGTGGATACAATTTCTGCAAAGGAGCAGAAAAATAGACACCTCTTGCGTTAACACTAGGATTTGCGGTAGTCATTTCACAGAAGACAGCTTTACTAAACTGAACTTGGGATTCACAACAAGGTTGATATTGAATGTAAATGCTGTTCCTAGCATTTATCCAGATGGGCTGACAACGCAACCAAAACAGAAGGAGGGTAATGAG ACACACGCAGAGAATGCCAATGAAGTAGAAAGTGGCATCATTGTCAGTGACACTATTTCTTTGGCCTGTGTGAAAGAGGAGCCACTCACGGAGGAACCGAGTTGTGATGCTATGAGGACCATTAAAGAGGAACCGCTGGAAGATGAGGGATATGGAGATTCATCCTCCCACAATTCATCCTCCTTCATCCAACACACTGATGATGAAATGTTTGAACATGATGGCACTATTTTAAAAATAGAAGTTTGCGAAGATCCCATCACTCTTGATGATGGTAAACCATTTCACTGTGCACACTGTGGTGAGGGTTTTCTGAACAAGGGGGTACTCAAAATACATGAAATAGGACACATCAGGTCCAAATTTTTGTCTCCTCCAACGTCAGGGTCCCACCTCTGTAAGCactgtggaaaagcctttgccCACAAAGCATTTTTAAAAGCCCATCTAAAAATCCATGCTAGTATGGAGTCACAAATGTCATTTGCCTGCAGTAAATGCAACAGGAGATTTCGCAACCAGTCAAGTCTCAATAAACATATGCTTAATCATTTGACAAGGTTAAAATATCCATGTCCGGTGTGTGGGGAAGACTTTGAAATGAAAGGTAGTCTTCACCTCCACATAAAGATGCATCCAGGAGAGAGGTTTCGCTGCAAGTTTTGCGATcaaagatttttaaaaatcgATTCCTACCTGCGACATGTGGATCGACACACGGTGGTAACCCCGTACTATTGTGAGAAGTGCAAAATCTACCAGCTTACCGAGAGAGGCTTCCTGCTACACCAGAAAAGGCATGCCCACAAAGACCTGGTGCTGGCCATGGTTGCAAATGGCAAGTTGAGTAAGAAGGGGACAATTCCAACCCGTTATTTCGACCTAGTACCTCAGCACCATGAAGCTGAAGAGAAAATGGACCATCATTAG
- the LOC125309241 gene encoding zinc finger protein 431-like, whose amino-acid sequence MIHKCAVTGCPNRSDTIIHYTLPEEENRRRRWIQFMERGGKEMDASALRICGSHFTEDSFTKLDLGFTTRLILNVNAVPTIYPEDLLKLQKESHHPPLEDGPAGAVCIKRTDTSSSDLWKEVLAKGELDEDDMTEEPAEDDDSVEDEMTDEPFDLVKVEPPHENGYDDSSFDQHKTLNINSSLKQYNCDQCGRNFSHKAFLKAHQKIHASVESQMSFSCTMCDRRFSKKSGLNKHMHNHLERPNYPCPVCGEEFELKGSLHSHVKSHPGERFRCKFCDQGFLKIDAYMRHVDRHTVVTPYYCEKCKIYQLTERGFLLHQRGHCRQELEKKLTESRMVGGRKGGRPKKNLAQIQNLPQQVAADPQGGAEISGPNLTLQSLTNTNGTLLKASGEDSSHEMTNPSDEAEMVEEQVPPRDEIKEAFNASSENGPTTKHCINGSETIPPNVSKEGLTEAEMLGAPIEDELNDEPFNIVKIEPQDLNRYGVPSFTKRFPVEDSSVLKPYHCYQCGRDFTHKAFLKTHQKVHASMETMAFSCTKCDRRFNKKSELHKHMHNHLERPNYPCPVCGEEFEIKGGLHNHVKSHPGERFRCKFCNQRFLKIDPYLKHVDRHTVVTPYYCEKCNVYQLTERGFLIHQRGHNADDLQPKPTKPRPVLKRRRRRRKNRVLIKNPPKPVAAEPQLDSEVPEPKLTLQSHADTNGTLLEAFPSHEPTGPSDEAEMEQEEEEQEEEEEQEQEEEEMSPEDETSDGSLKESTD is encoded by the exons ATGATTCACAAATGTGCAGTGACTGGTTGTCCAAACAGATCGGACACAATTATTCACTACACACTACCAGAGGAGGAAAACAGACGTCGGCGGTGGATACAGTTCATGGAAAGGGGAGGAAAAGAAATGGATGCCTCTGCATTACGGATCTGCGGTAGCCATTTCACTGAAGACAGCTTCACGAAGTTGGATTTGGGATTCACAACGCGATTaatattaaatgtaaatgcagTGCCCACAATTTATCCAGAGGATCTCTTAAAACTGCAAAAGGAATCTCAC CATCCTCCACTAGAGGATGGTCCAGCAGGAGCAGTCTGCATCAAAAGAACTGATACAAGTTCTTCAGATCTTTGGAAAGAAGTCCTGGCTAAGGGTGAGCTGGATGAAGACGATATGACTGAGGAGCCTGCTGAAGATGACGATTCAGTTGAAGATGAGATGACTGATGAGCCATTCGATTTAGTGAAAGTCGAACCACCACATGAAAATGGATACGATGATTCATCATTTGATCAACACAAAACTCTGAATATCAACTCCTCTCTGAAACAATATAATTGCGATCAGTGTGGAAGGAACTTTTCTCACAAAGCGTTTTTGAAAGCCCATCAGAAGATCCATGCCAGTGTGGAGTCACAGATGTCATTCAGCTGCACGATGTGCGACAGGCGGTTTAGTAAAAAGTCAGGGCTGAATAAACACATGCATAATCACCTGGAAAGGCCAAACTACCCCTGCCCAGTGTGTGGAGAAGAATTTGAATTAAAGGGTAGCCTCCATAGCCATGTGAAATCACACCCTGGAGAGCGTTTTCGATGTAAATTCTGTGACCAGGGATTTTTAAAGATCGACGCCTACATGCGCCACGTGGACCGGCACACTGTGGTAACCCCGTACTATTGTGAGAAATGTAAAATCTACCAGCTGACAGAGAGAGGCTTCCTGCTCCACCAGAGAGGGCATTGCCGACAAGAGTTGGAGAAGAAACTGACTGAGAGTAGGATGGTGGGGGGTAGAAAAGGTGGCAGACCTAAAAAGAACCTCGCTCAGATTCAGAACCTGCCGCAGCAAGTTGCAGCAGACCCACAAGGGGGCGCTGAAATCTCTGGACCAAACCTGACCCTGCAGTCGCTCACCAACACTAACGGCACACTGCTGAAGGCGTCTGGTGAAGATTCATCACATGAGATGACCAACCCCTCAGATGAGGCTGAAATGGTGGAGGAGCAAGTGCCACCTAGGGATGAAATAAAGGAGGCCTTTAATGCCAGTTCAGAGAATGGTCCAACAACAAAACATTGCATCAACGGATCTGAAACAATTCCTCCAAATGTTTCTAAAGAGGGACTGACTGAAGCGGAGATGCTTGGCGCGCCGATCGAAGATGAGCTGAATGACGAGCCATTTAATATAGTCAAAATTGAACCACAAGATTTAAACAGATACGGCGTTCCATCGTTCACTAAACGCTTTCCCGTGGAAGATAGCAGCGTTCTGAAACCGTATCATTGCTATCAGTGTGGAAGGGACTTCACTCACAAAGCGTTTTTGAAAACTCATCAAAAGGTCCATGCCAGTATGGAGACGATGGCATTCAGCTGCACAAAGTGCGACAGGCGATTTAATAAAAAGTCAGAGctccacaaacacatgcacaatcacCTGGAAAGGCCAAACTATCCTTGCCCAGTGTGTGGGGAAGAATTTGAAATTAAAGGTGGCCTCCATAACCATGTGAAATCACACCCCGGAGAACGATTCCGCTGTAAATTCTGCAATCAGAGGTTTTTAAAGATCGACCCGTACTTGAAACATgttgacagacacacagtggTGACCCCATACTATTGTGAGAAATGCAACGTGTACCAGCTGACCGAGAGAGGCTTCCTGATACACCAGAGAGGGCATAACGCAGATGACCTGCAGCCCAAACCGACCAAGCCTCGGCCGGTGCTGAAAAGACGGAGACGCCGTAGAAAGAACCGCGTTCTAATTAAGAACCCACCCAAGCCAGTTGCAGCAGAACCACAATTGGACTCTGAAGTCCCTGAACCGAAACTCACCCTGCAATCACATGCCGACACCAACGGCACACTGCTGGAGGCGTTCCCATCGCATGAGCCAACAGGCCCCTCAGACGAAGCTGAgatggagcaggaggaggaagagcaagaggaggaggaggaacaggaacaggaggaggaggaaatgtCGCCTGAGGATGAAACCTCGGATGGCAGTCTAAAGGAATCTACAGATTGA
- the LOC125309824 gene encoding MAP7 domain-containing protein 2-like codes for MSIERPSVYSALVDLNCTPKKDRLRIAQERREEKERIQAAREQALLAKEQRAQKQLERSAEERGRRLEQQRQREVLRRAAVDEKRRQQEELEKVRRPQ; via the exons ATGTCAATTGAAAGACCGTCCG tttatTCTGCTTTGGTCGATTTAAACTGCACCCCTAAAAAAGACAGATTGCGAATAGCccaagagaggagggaagagaaagagaggattcAAG CGGCGCGTGAGCAGGCGTTGTTGGCGAAGGAGCAGCGAGCGCAAAAGCAGCTGGAGCGCTCGGCCGAGGAGCGAGGCAGGCGTCTGGAGCAACAGAGACAGCGGGAGGTGCTCCGCAGGGCAGCTGTGGATGAGAAGAGGAGGCagcaggaggagctggagaaggtcAGGAGACCAca ATAA
- the eif1axb gene encoding eukaryotic translation initiation factor 1A X-linked b — protein MPKNKGKGGKNRRRGKNENESEKRELVFKEDGQEYAQVIKMLGNGRLEAMCFDGVKRLCHIRGKLRKKVWINTSDIILVGLRDYQDNKADVILKYNADEARSLKAYGELPEHAKINETDTFGPGDDDEIMFDDIGDDDEDIDDI, from the exons ATGCCCAAAAATAAAG GTAAGGGAGGTAAGAATCGGCGTCGTGGTAAGAACGAAAATGAGTCCGAAAAGAGAGAGTTGGTGTTCAAGGAAGATGGACAAG AATATGCTCAGGTGATAAAGATGTTGGGCAATGGCAGGTTGGAGGCTATGTGCTTTGATGGGGTGAAGCGACTCTGTCACATCCGGGGAAAGCTCCGGAAAAAG GTGTGGATCAATACATCAGACATTATTCTTGTTGGACTAAGAGACTATCAG GACAACAAAGCTGATGTCATCCTGAAGTACAATGCTGATGAAGCCAGGAGCCTGAAAGCCTACGGAGAGCTTCCGGAGCATG CCAAAATCAACGAGACGGATACCTTTGGACCTGGAGATGATGATGAAATCATGTTTGATGACATTGGTGATGATGACGAAGACATTGATGAT ATCTAA